Proteins encoded within one genomic window of Rhinolophus sinicus isolate RSC01 linkage group LG14, ASM3656204v1, whole genome shotgun sequence:
- the LOC141568493 gene encoding uncharacterized protein LOC141568493 codes for MDEKVKSSSRSPSASSLKTQECFARFRNLSLRLSAECPMPLGDLASLAKIVNNRLSLELGCLEQPEVHVVLPPAAEHPGTLVTQAPSATGQQRRSPRRVSLRPPQPLGTHLAGGSAPGGDATVKLAPGAALRAAQVPRLQDRAGKCRASAARTEPGTAFAGAQAEAGAFAGRDRGNPETPGHHGPGGTDGSRSEPRCASGVTADPAGTAAWGARRS; via the exons ATGGATGAaaaggtcaaaag ttcctccAGGAGCCCTTCTGCAAGCTCACTAAAGACCCAGGAATGTTTTGCACGATTCAGGAACCTGTCACTACGGTTGAGTGCGGAGTGCCCAATGCCACTTGGAGACTTAGCAAGCTTGG ctaagattgtgaacaaccggctctccctggagctgggctgccttgagcagcCAGAGGTCCACGTGGTGCTGCCCCCAGCTGCT GAACACCCTGGCACTCTGGTCACCCAGGCACCCTCCGCCACCGGACAGCAGCGCAGAAGCCCGCGGCGGGTGTCTCTCCGTCCGCCTCAGCCCCTCGGGACACATCTCGCAGGAGGCAGTGCCCCCGGCGGTGACGCGACGGTGAAGCTGGCACCGGGGGCTGCTCTACGGGCAGCCCAGGTGCCTCGCCTTCAGGATAGAGCTGGCAAGTGCCGAGCTAGCGCCGCCAGAACGGAGCCGGGAACGGCGTTTGCCGGGGCCCAGGCGGAAGCCGGAGCATTTGCGGGACGGGACCGCGGGAACCCGGAAACGCCTGGGCACCACGGACCTGGCGGCACCGACGGCAGCAGGAGCGAGCCGCGCTGCGCGTCAGGGGTCACGGCGGACCCGGCGGGCACTGCAGCCTGGGGCGCCCGGCGGAGCTGA